In the genome of Vanessa cardui chromosome 11, ilVanCard2.1, whole genome shotgun sequence, the window GGCACCAAAACGTAATGACGCGAAATGTGAATAGGTGCATGCAATTCTGAAACGCTTAATGCTTGCTTCTCATTGGTCGATTGTCAGTCCGCCATGTCGTTTTTCTAACTTGAGGGTTATTGAATTTTACACCAAtggaatatcattaaaaaatcaaacataatacacatacaatttattcaaataatcaaagatatatattcaatatatccTAAATTGCAACATCCGTTGTAAATCTATCATTAATACTACATAACAGATGCGCACAACACTTTATCAATTCACGTCGCTATCAGGCAGGATAGGTAGACAGCAGCCATTTTTATTTCACCCCAGTATTTAGAGTCAATTTGCTCCTCATAAACAGAATTGCTCAAacctcattattattatttgcttatacaacaaaaatataattagttaaatatatgttcATCTATAAGGAATCttgcaaataattttattttgcaagttcttgttattgtaaaaaatgttttaattggaCAGGCAACATCATTTGTtctattatctataaaaaaattgtcattctTCATTTAACAGGGCTGCCAGATCATTTAATTAGATACATATAGCTATGTTATGGATTCACTAACCAGTTTGTTTATCAATTTTACACTATATTGAATTCAAAAATATGAATGCAAATGAAAACTTGATGAATAAAAGAAAAGATTTTCATAAGTTCCTATACTgctttatacttataattatcaaaaaaaaataaatatcataatatattaataccatatgagtatgataatatttttttttacctaaatGAAATCTTtcgaaaaaatattcataagtatgaaagccagtGAGGACAAGTACTATCGGGCCTATAAATATAGTGGGCCAGTAAaagacaggagtgacgtcatacgacatATAGTTCGATTTTCGCGCGAAATGTTAAGAAGAAGAGAGAAATGAAGTCGACAGCTTAGAATTACAAATTCttattttcgcgattacacaaaGTTTGTCACTGTCCTTTGTCTGTATTTGTtctaatttctaaaaatattgaggtatattttaaaaacgtgGTAAAAGACcacatttctatttttttaaattaaatacggttaacataatatttaatttttttggtatTCAAAACCATTTCTATATGAATGCACTATCATTATTTACAACGgcattatttattgtgttttatgaCGGAGTAATGAATTTTATCAACAAGAAGTACAATACTTCAAATaccattaacataaaatataaaaaattggaaAGGACTGTAGATCACATTTTATTGACAAAAACTTAGAAAAAATTATCCACTATAATTTATAGTCTTATAAAAACTACATTGTCGACatctactataaaaatattttgtttgatgcgcattttttacaatttatacgtaataataattagacGTTCACCAAGCATTGTATCTGCGATCACTGCAGATTTCATAGGATTCACAGAATGGAAAGTAGAGCGGTGTCGTGACGGGTCACTGAGttactaatttaattgatttatgatTGAGAATATactcaaacataaataaatgaaatatctaCTTAAAAATAAGTAGTAATTTAATAGATcaagtttcaattattttaataatcgtaTTCCGTTTGTGTGTTTCAACATATTTCATAAAGACAGCATGGAATAATCAAGATTACACATCTATATCTAGCATTGTGGCAAGTTTGAAAGTAGTACGATACATTAAATGTCAAAGTCAGTTGCCACTTGCCATTTGGattggattttattgaatttttcagTAAAATTGGTATTTGAAGCGTGGCGTAGCATTATGAGTAAAAACATATTGAATTAATGTTCTTTgtaagatattaattaaataaactcgaCATGTaccatatgaaaaatatattatcttttgaAAAAGAAGTAACTCTGCCAAAGTGCATGTATCCTTTAAAAAATCCGATCGAAGCTACCGAAAAAATCACCGATATAAATATAAGCGAGCAGGTTACAAAGTTTCTTAaggtttatttcaaatatttcgttatatttataagcgtataattcttatatttaacTCGATGTCACTTTAAAtagtcaaaattaatatttttgtaacgagGTTATAATGGATATATCTGCATAAatgtaacttatatttttttttgtttagaaaatGCCGAATACTCATCTACTTGATTTGGAAGAGAGACAAGATAAACTACTGCAAAAGTTAGATATTCTTTATGaaagaataaaaacaataagttcaTTCTGTAAATTGGAAAATCATCAAGAgccaataaataaatctgttGCCAATGTGAgtcagaaacaaaaaaaatatatctatcatttaaaattaatatttttagtacatatttatttaattgttttgtcaTTCTGTTCCTCACCACCTTACATCACAACACCTGTGCTATATCTATGATgccatactttttaattaatttttcatgaaCATACTTCTGTaaaattatctaataataaaacaatcttcatgtcattttcaaccgacttcaaaaaggaggaggttatcaatttgtctgtatttttttttttttttttttttttttttatgtttgttacctcataacttttcactgggtggaccgattttgataattttttttttgtttgaaaggtagtgcttcccgtggggtcccattttttttatttttttttccgatgatggtatccatgtgaaaacgacaagtcttaaatttgcattatgtatatgcgcgacaaataggtgaataactgaaaatcacgttaaccaattttgataattctttttttattataaaatatatacttcaagggtaatttggtgaaagtttggtaaggttctgagcacaggatccatgacaaagtaacggaacggaagggaacggaacaattctgaggagcacgttagcaatactcggtcgaatcttttatttataggttatttggatatttgagtcaccttccgtaatgtggttatgtttatgtaattatcatagtcgaatattataatcaactagctacccaccccggcttcgcacgggtgcaatactgatactaaatatacaacagaatttgtttatatacgacatcacatagcaaacttctaaaattatcagtgtttctttactatattgttcatgttttatatacacaaaccttcctcttgaatcacactatcttttaaaaaaaaccgcatcaaaatccgttgcgtagatttaaagatatagggacagagaaagcgactttgtttaatactatgtagtgatggaactcctatacggctcgcagttagggtgcgatatggggcagaatttcttactatctttaatcaaattttgtgtatgtgatgtgatgtcatatgatgtacgaaatatagttggtctttttcaaagtttgtttgctgagttcgattacagctctttcgagggatccttgtagtttacgccgcgtgacgtattaaatccgcattttcgaaagtctatttttgctttattcgcaagtttcctttgaaattgtcctcgaagtagttgtttctgactcatataaacggaacgtttaatctatccatattaaaaaaaattagttagtcaacatcagcttcacttaaaatcaaaaaataaataaaattttaacaaaaagaaaaaccgacttcaaacaaaacactattttaaaacaaatgaatatgcacgaaaaagtaataaaaataattgcgtattcaacatattttttagagtcttcctaagttaaatgaaatgaaaaatattagactacttaaaagtcgattaacgattatatcatgtagttataattattcttatatttggagtcggtgtcagccacggtgcccttgccccaacaatcaaaactctaaaaaatatgttgaatacgcaattatttttattactttttcgtgcatattcatttgttttaaaatagtgttttgtttgaagtcggtttttctttttgttaaaattttatattaaattagaacATTAACAAAAAGCTATAACCGacattataagtattttgttttaatctgtAACTGaaaggtatttgttttattacagaataagCCAGATGATATTGTGTTGATATTGAATGTTGAGACATTGCcttggtttttaaatatatttttaaaaagtgttgGCAATATCAATGTTTCTTGGCACATTCTATCTACAGTACCTCAggcaaaagttataaaaatccAGGATTTCTTTAAAAGGTATCAAGATTTGTATCGATTACAAAAAGATGCCAAAATTAACTTCAGGCTAATATTTAAACGTAAGTAtatcaagtattttattaaaacctaaTGAAAATCTAATAtctattatgaaaattatgctTATctgaaattgaaaatgaaaatttttgctcatcattaatatttaactgtaacaacttcaaaataaaacttgATCATTCCTTAATAACAAGAATATATAGCATGTATGGTACTAGAGACTAGAGTTAGTGATTTACTGGTGCCAATTATTTTTCAAGAGGATATAACATTAATGGTTCTTATTACCATAGTCTGTTGCCAAATGTATGTAactactataaaattatttttttttctaatattaggTGTATATTCATCACAATCAACAATAAACTATGGTTttcttatattatgttaatctatatcagattaatataatacaatgaaaTTAGTTTGTTAGAATAATTATGCgaggtaatttatttaatcctaatttttttttgttacagataTGGCTAAACCACAAATGAAAGTGTCATCCTTGAGTTTACCAGTTCGTGGTACAGTGAGCATTATAAGATACTTATGCCTTATTTATAAGGATATTGTTCCATATGATTATGACAATCATGAAGTTGATGGCTTATTAGATATTTTCTACCAAATTGAATCTACTTCTGACAAAAACAGgcaaacaataatttctaaaatatttatgtattcggACACTTGGATTTTCAACAATAACTTCTCAATCGTCGATTTAGCAGCATTTAATATGATCAAAC includes:
- the LOC124533694 gene encoding uncharacterized protein LOC124533694 isoform X1, with the translated sequence MYHMKNILSFEKEVTLPKCMYPLKNPIEATEKITDINISEQVTKFLKKMPNTHLLDLEERQDKLLQKLDILYERIKTISSFCKLENHQEPINKSVANNKPDDIVLILNVETLPWFLNIFLKSVGNINVSWHILSTVPQAKVIKIQDFFKRYQDLYRLQKDAKINFRLIFKHMAKPQMKVSSLSLPVRGTVSIIRYLCLIYKDIVPYDYDNHEVDGLLDIFYQIESTSDKNRQTIISKIFMYSDTWIFNNNFSIVDLAAFNMIKQMPHGYKLVPKKWFCDCENIIL
- the LOC124533694 gene encoding uncharacterized protein LOC124533694 isoform X2 encodes the protein MYHMKNILSFEKEVTLPKCMYPLKNPIEATEKITDINISEQKMPNTHLLDLEERQDKLLQKLDILYERIKTISSFCKLENHQEPINKSVANNKPDDIVLILNVETLPWFLNIFLKSVGNINVSWHILSTVPQAKVIKIQDFFKRYQDLYRLQKDAKINFRLIFKHMAKPQMKVSSLSLPVRGTVSIIRYLCLIYKDIVPYDYDNHEVDGLLDIFYQIESTSDKNRQTIISKIFMYSDTWIFNNNFSIVDLAAFNMIKQMPHGYKLVPKKWFCDCENIIL